A single region of the Asterias amurensis chromosome 19, ASM3211899v1 genome encodes:
- the LOC139951388 gene encoding pterin-4-alpha-carbinolamine dehydratase-like: MRLSLVRQIFRTMATEAKQMKLSADDKAQKLASLQTAGWKEVEGRDAIQKVFMFKNFNQAFGFMSRVALQAEKMDHHPEWFNVYNKVDITLSTHDVSGLSEKDIKLANFMENVVSS; encoded by the exons ATGCGACTTTCACTTGTACGGCAGATATTTCGCACAATG GCAACTGAAGCTAAGCAGATGAAGCTGAGTGCTGACGATAAAGCTCAGAAGCTCGCCTCGCTCCAGACCGCTGGATGGAAAGAAGTGGAAGGACGAGACGCCATCCAAAAAGTCTTCATGTTCAAGAACTTCAACCAG GCATTTGGATTCATGAGTCGAGTCGCCCTCCAAGCCGAGAAGATGGACCATCATCCTGAGTGGTTTAACGTCTACAACAAAGTGGATATCACGTTGAGTACCCACGATGTCAGCGGACTCTCGGAGAAAGACATCAAGCTGGCTAATTTTATGGAGAATGTTGTGTCTTCTTAA